A stretch of Bombina bombina isolate aBomBom1 chromosome 2, aBomBom1.pri, whole genome shotgun sequence DNA encodes these proteins:
- the LOC128647065 gene encoding olfactory receptor 5V1-like, translating into MMSNNSTISGFFILRLSDIYEWQVALGFILLIIYMEAVLSNIAILWVTLCDSHLKTPMYFFLGNLAFLDIGYISVTIPKMLVTLLTNNDYISYFGCLNQLYFYVFLEGTEAFLLTVMAYDRYVAICSPLHYKCIMNGNMCILLAFLSWISGSLNASIHTALTFCLPFCNSHKINHFFCDIPPLLRLSCIETSVNELVLFTVGGVWVGLSPFLFIIISYSFILNSITKINSSDGRQKTFSTCSSHVTVVALFFGSSLFTYIQPNYNNSSIENRVVSVIYSIVTPALNPVIYSLRSNNVKQALKKWATTPTFYYYLDTCHFHVLVYPVSEHLLSSSSPHWKRTLGQWPPRYFEFYTPDVEAYRDMQAHTMYSSTLTTIKYYTSMTSYVDLTFIHLSMELGKLPDPLCAVIILSYKDTPSGHMT; encoded by the exons ATGATGTCAAACAATTCAACTATCTCAGGATTCTTCATTTTAAGGCTGTCAGACATCTATGAATGGCAAGTTGCCCTGggatttattttattaatcattTACATGGAAGCTGTTTTGAGTAATATTGCCATTCTATGGGTGACGTTGTGTGATTCACACCTCAAAACTCCCATGTACTTTTTCCTTGGAAATCTAGCATTCCTTGATATTGGCTATATCTCAGTCACTATTCCTAAAATGCTAGTGACTCTTCTAACTAATAATGACTACATTTCCTACTTTGGTTGCCTTAATCAACtatatttttatgtctttttagaAGGTACTGAAGCTTTCCTATTAACAGTCATGGCATACGATCGATATGTAGCCATATGTTCACCATTGCATTATAAATGTATAATGAATGGAAACATGTGTATTTTGCTGGCATTCCTTTCTTGGATTAGTGGCAGTTTGAATGCTTCAATTCATACAGCTCTAACATTTTGTCTTCCCTTTTGCAATTCTCATAAAATCAACCACTTTTTCTGTGACATTCCACCTCTTCTGCGTCTTTCCTGTATAGAGACATCAGTCAATGAATTGGTCCTTTTTACTGTAGGAGGTGTTTGGGTAGGCCTCAGCCCTTTCCTTTTCATTATAATTTCTTATTCATTTATCCTAAACTCTATTACAAAAATTAATTCTTCAGATGGGAGACAAAAGACTTTCTCTACTTGTTCATCACATGTCACAGTTGTGGCACTATTTTTTGGGTCTAGTCTTTTCACTTACATACAGCCAAACTATAATAATTCTTCAATCGAGAATAGAGTGGTATCTGTAATATATAGCATTGTAACACCTGCACTAAATCCTGTCATATACAGTCTGAGGAGTAATAATGTTAAGCAAGCTCTAAAAAAA tgggctacaactcccactttTTACTACTACTTGGATACATGTCACTTCCAtgtcctagtatatccagtttcggagcacttactcagttcaagcagCCCCCATTGgaaaagaacacttggccagtggccccccagATACTTTGAGTTTTATACCCCTGATGTAGAGGCATACAGAGACATGCAGGCTCACACCATGTATTCCTCTACATTGACTACAATAAAGTACTACACTTCAATGACCTCGTATGTGGATTTAACCTTTATTCACTTGTCTATGGAGCTTGGGAAGCTTCCTGATCCACTATGTGCCGTTATCATCTTGTCCTATAAGGATACTCCATCCGGTCACATGACCTAA